In Halovivax gelatinilyticus, the following are encoded in one genomic region:
- a CDS encoding DUF373 family protein: protein MTTLVVCLDRNDDVGRKTGLATPVVGWEAVRALVTDVGLADPEDSGVNSLLETLRVAQQLRDENEDVVVAVVSGERESIVSADRAVAGQLDELVAEYAPDSAVVVIDGADDEQLVPIVESRIPVDSVDRVVVRQARDIESTYYLLKQFLGDAELRQTILVPLGLTLLVFPILSTVVGPAEGAAAITTVIGLFLLYKGFNVDDLLTALTIKVRDSLYAGQISVVTYVVAGGLTLMGLFAGALGVSALEESSGVLIPAVQFAFDSIPWIAAAALVASAGRLLDELIRDEPLRRSFLNLPFIVVSVGLVLHGFAAYFLQQQGVIDPVTIPAFSIGLIQVSEFTASAGERLAGYVGTAFVLSIVGVRLTSYLRGPSIEDAELTERPDSE from the coding sequence GTGACCACCCTGGTCGTCTGTCTGGATAGAAACGACGACGTCGGCCGTAAGACGGGGCTCGCGACGCCGGTCGTCGGTTGGGAGGCCGTCCGGGCGCTCGTGACGGACGTCGGACTGGCCGACCCCGAAGACTCTGGAGTAAATTCACTCCTCGAAACGCTTCGCGTCGCCCAGCAACTGCGAGACGAGAACGAGGATGTCGTCGTGGCCGTGGTCTCGGGCGAGCGCGAGTCCATCGTCAGTGCCGATCGGGCGGTTGCTGGGCAGCTCGACGAACTGGTCGCCGAGTACGCACCCGATTCGGCCGTCGTCGTCATCGACGGCGCGGACGACGAACAGCTGGTGCCGATCGTCGAAAGTCGGATCCCCGTCGACTCAGTCGACCGCGTCGTGGTCAGACAGGCTCGCGACATCGAATCGACGTACTATCTCCTAAAGCAGTTTCTCGGCGACGCCGAGTTGCGCCAGACCATTCTCGTTCCGCTGGGTCTCACGTTACTCGTGTTTCCGATCCTCTCGACGGTCGTCGGTCCCGCCGAAGGGGCCGCCGCGATCACGACCGTGATCGGATTGTTCTTGCTGTACAAGGGATTCAACGTCGACGACTTGTTGACGGCGCTCACGATCAAAGTGCGCGATTCGCTCTACGCCGGGCAGATTTCCGTCGTCACGTACGTCGTCGCTGGTGGACTGACGCTCATGGGTCTCTTCGCCGGCGCACTGGGCGTTTCCGCGCTCGAAGAGTCCTCGGGCGTACTGATCCCGGCTGTACAATTCGCCTTCGACAGCATCCCCTGGATCGCCGCCGCCGCGCTCGTTGCGAGTGCCGGCAGATTGTTAGACGAATTGATCCGCGACGAACCGCTCAGACGGTCGTTTCTCAACTTACCGTTCATCGTCGTCAGCGTTGGTCTCGTCTTACACGGGTTCGCTGCGTACTTCCTCCAGCAACAGGGCGTCATCGATCCGGTAACGATTCCGGCGTTCTCTATCGGTCTCATTCAGGTGTCGGAATTCACCGCCTCCGCGGGCGAGCGACTGGCTGGCTACGTCGGGACCGCGTTCGTACTAAGCATCGTCGGTGTTCGCCTGACGTCGTACCTCCGGGGGCCGTCGATCGAGGACGCCGAACTTACAGAGCGACCCGACTCGGAGTAA
- a CDS encoding DUF5791 family protein, producing MFYEQRLSAPDRPETLRREYDDALASAVESAGIEDATARTSVDRERLDTLVGGGSPRLSLDEASSLLALDETEPDAETIAVEACEHLLLGMSTAVLDVETLAAEVELDLDPKEVQQKIERRAPMTFDEFVHLQYAIADSAP from the coding sequence ATGTTCTACGAACAACGCCTGTCGGCACCCGACCGACCGGAGACGCTCCGTCGCGAGTACGACGACGCGCTCGCGTCCGCCGTCGAATCTGCGGGTATCGAAGACGCGACGGCCCGAACGAGCGTCGATCGCGAACGCCTGGACACGCTCGTTGGCGGTGGCTCACCCCGGCTCTCACTCGATGAGGCGAGTTCGCTCCTCGCACTCGATGAGACTGAACCCGACGCCGAAACGATAGCGGTCGAAGCGTGCGAACACCTCCTCCTCGGCATGTCGACGGCGGTGCTCGACGTCGAGACGCTCGCGGCCGAGGTCGAACTCGATCTCGATCCGAAGGAAGTCCAACAGAAGATCGAACGCCGGGCGCCGATGACGTTCGACGAATTCGTCCACCTGCAGTACGCCATCGCCGACAGTGCCCCCTGA
- a CDS encoding sugar phosphate nucleotidyltransferase — MKAVVLAGGYATRLWPITKNRPKMFLPIGETTVIDRIFDELERDDRIDTVYVSTNERFEAAFETHLAESTYEKPELSIEETRAEGEKFGVVGALAQLIDREEIADDLLVIAGDNLLGFDVSDFLEYFDQKESPVIAAYDVGSVDRASEYGIVDLDGDRVVDFQEKPDQPKSTLVSIACYAFTEDTLPLLPTYLDGDNNPDEPGWFVQWLQRREPTYAFTFEDAWFDIGTPESYLDAVGWYLDGESLVAESATLDGATIGENVHVMADAMIENTTLENAVIFPNVTLRNAEIRASIVDENTLLEDVNLAEALIGAHTQISTE, encoded by the coding sequence ATGAAGGCTGTCGTCCTCGCGGGCGGGTACGCGACCCGGTTGTGGCCGATCACCAAAAACCGGCCCAAGATGTTCTTACCGATCGGTGAAACGACCGTCATCGATCGGATTTTCGACGAACTGGAACGCGACGACCGCATCGATACCGTCTACGTCAGCACGAACGAGCGGTTCGAAGCGGCGTTCGAGACTCACCTGGCAGAGAGTACGTACGAAAAGCCCGAATTATCGATCGAGGAAACGCGCGCAGAGGGCGAGAAATTCGGCGTCGTCGGCGCGCTCGCACAGTTGATCGACAGAGAGGAGATAGCCGACGATCTGCTCGTCATCGCCGGCGACAACCTGCTCGGATTCGACGTCTCGGACTTTCTCGAGTACTTCGATCAGAAAGAATCTCCCGTCATCGCGGCGTACGACGTTGGTTCGGTCGATCGCGCGAGCGAGTACGGGATCGTCGACCTCGACGGAGATCGCGTCGTCGATTTCCAGGAGAAACCGGACCAGCCGAAGAGCACCCTCGTCTCGATCGCCTGTTACGCCTTTACCGAAGATACCCTTCCCCTTCTCCCGACGTATCTAGACGGGGACAACAATCCCGACGAGCCCGGCTGGTTCGTCCAGTGGCTCCAGCGACGGGAACCCACCTACGCGTTCACGTTCGAGGACGCCTGGTTCGACATCGGCACGCCGGAAAGCTACCTCGACGCGGTCGGCTGGTACCTGGACGGAGAGTCGCTCGTCGCCGAGAGCGCCACCCTCGACGGGGCGACGATCGGTGAGAACGTTCACGTGATGGCCGACGCAATGATCGAAAACACGACCCTCGAAAACGCCGTCATCTTCCCGAACGTCACCCTCCGAAACGCCGAGATCCGCGCGTCGATCGTCGACGAAAACACCTTGCTCGAAGACGTCAACCTCGCAGAAGCGCTCATCGGCGCCCACACCCAAATTTCGACCGAGTAG
- a CDS encoding HalOD1 output domain-containing protein, with the protein MNAIDSNTPARTGDPTQTTTIKHDWSDDQSLALSIVDAIADLTGTDPIDVPSLYERIDPDSLDSLFNPTKQAGNRNVGHVWIPVDDYGVTIYGDGTIFIRKLE; encoded by the coding sequence ATGAACGCAATTGACAGCAATACGCCAGCACGTACGGGCGACCCAACGCAGACCACGACGATCAAACACGACTGGAGCGACGATCAGTCGCTGGCACTCTCTATCGTCGATGCGATCGCGGACCTGACGGGAACCGACCCGATCGACGTGCCAAGCCTCTACGAACGAATCGATCCTGACAGCCTCGATTCACTCTTCAACCCAACGAAGCAGGCCGGGAACAGAAACGTCGGACACGTCTGGATCCCCGTCGACGACTACGGCGTCACTATCTACGGCGATGGTACCATCTTCATTCGAAAGCTCGAGTAA
- a CDS encoding diphthine--ammonia ligase: MADQSGHWISLFSGGKDSSFALYRALERGMPVSHLVTIHPQSDSYMYHVPATELAELAAEAIGIDLRSVYPDDFEPERAKDSSTQGDMEVEPLEAALRSLDDELDGGIDGLIVGAVESEFQRDRIAGVCERLGCDLFAPLWRESPRTIVDAMFESGFEICIVEVAADGLDESWLGRTLDDEAFEELESLAESHGVHPLGEGGEFETIVVDGPHMDRRIDLAFETDWEGTRGGITIVDASLE, encoded by the coding sequence ATGGCCGATCAATCTGGACACTGGATCTCGCTATTTTCCGGTGGGAAAGACTCGTCGTTTGCGTTGTACAGGGCGCTCGAACGAGGGATGCCGGTTTCACATCTCGTGACGATTCACCCACAGAGTGACTCGTACATGTATCACGTTCCGGCTACCGAGCTAGCCGAGCTCGCAGCGGAGGCGATCGGTATCGACCTCCGGTCCGTCTATCCGGACGACTTCGAACCAGAACGCGCGAAGGACTCCTCGACGCAGGGTGATATGGAGGTAGAACCCCTCGAGGCGGCGTTACGATCGCTCGACGACGAGCTGGATGGTGGAATTGACGGACTGATCGTCGGTGCGGTCGAAAGCGAGTTTCAGCGCGACCGGATTGCCGGCGTCTGTGAGCGCCTGGGATGTGATCTCTTCGCGCCGCTCTGGCGTGAATCACCCCGAACCATCGTCGATGCAATGTTCGAATCGGGATTCGAGATCTGTATCGTCGAGGTAGCCGCTGACGGGCTGGACGAGTCGTGGCTGGGACGAACGCTTGACGACGAGGCGTTCGAAGAACTGGAGTCGCTCGCTGAGTCACACGGCGTCCACCCACTCGGTGAAGGGGGCGAGTTCGAGACGATCGTCGTCGACGGCCCGCATATGGATCGTCGAATCGATCTCGCGTTCGAAACTGACTGGGAGGGAACGCGCGGAGGGATTACCATCGTAGACGCATCACTCGAGTAA
- the acnA gene encoding aconitate hydratase AcnA, whose product MSLDDVSDAIRPFEHDGTTYQMADLTALEDAGLCDLETLPVSIRIMLESVLRNADGESIDLEDVENAASWQPNVPDVEVPFTVSRVVLQDLTGVPAVVDLAALRSAADRQDVDPTIVEPEVPCDLVIDHSVQVDHFGSGDAYEKNVELEYERNEERYRAIKWAEQAFEDFNVVPPGTGIVHQVNLEHLGRVVHDREVDGERWLLPDTLVGTDSHTPMIGGIGVVGWGVGGIEAEAALLGQPITMSLPEVVGVRLTGELPEGATATDLVLHLTEKLREVGVVDKFVEFFGPGVSELSVADRATISNMAPEQGSTISLFPPDEKTMEYLELTGREPEHVDLVREYLEAQGLFGEQEPEYTNVVEFDLGTVEPSLAGHKKPHARIPMGDLDEHFPSLLEEQGVIDDGGAAIGSDIDAGDGSLVAERGLDLDETVPVELDDGTEVEIGHGSVLVSAITSCTNTSNPSVMVAAGLLARNAAERGLEVPEYVKTSLAPGSQVVTEYLKRADLLDDLEALGYHVVGYGCTTCIGNAGPLAEPIEAAIDEHDLWTTSVLSGNRNFEARIHPKIRANYLASPPLVVAYGLAGKMDVDLETEPIGTDDEGEPVFLEDIWPDPEEVRETIHDSVSPEMFEEKYASVFEGDERWEALDAPTGDVYEWDGESTYIREPPFFQDFPLEKPGVSDIADARCLLTLGDTVTTDHISPAGPFGEDLPAGQWLKERGVEPWEFNTYGSRRGNHEVMMRGTFANVRIENQLLDGVEGGYTIHHPTDEETTVFEASERYRDEETPLVVLSGDEFGTGSSRDWAAKGTDLLGVRATIAKSYERIYRDNLIGMGVLPLQFDDGRGWEELDLTGEEVFTIEGLDDGLEPNAELTVTATDGDGETTTFPVTAQVGTPAAVDYVEHGGILHMVLRRLLTEQAA is encoded by the coding sequence ATGTCTCTAGACGACGTTTCAGACGCCATCCGTCCGTTCGAACACGACGGGACGACCTATCAGATGGCAGACCTCACCGCACTCGAGGATGCCGGCCTGTGCGACCTCGAGACGCTCCCGGTGAGCATCCGAATCATGCTCGAATCGGTTCTCAGAAACGCAGACGGCGAGTCGATCGACCTCGAAGACGTCGAGAACGCCGCCTCGTGGCAACCGAACGTCCCAGACGTCGAGGTGCCGTTTACCGTCTCCCGGGTCGTTCTCCAGGACCTAACAGGTGTGCCGGCCGTCGTCGACCTGGCGGCGCTGCGCTCGGCCGCCGACCGACAGGACGTCGACCCGACCATCGTCGAGCCGGAAGTGCCCTGCGACCTCGTCATCGATCACAGCGTTCAGGTCGACCACTTCGGCTCCGGTGACGCCTACGAGAAAAACGTCGAACTCGAGTACGAACGCAACGAAGAGCGCTACCGCGCGATCAAGTGGGCCGAGCAGGCGTTCGAGGACTTCAACGTGGTCCCGCCGGGAACCGGAATCGTCCACCAGGTCAACTTAGAGCACCTCGGCCGCGTCGTTCACGACCGGGAGGTAGACGGCGAACGCTGGTTGCTCCCCGACACGCTGGTCGGGACGGATAGCCACACGCCGATGATCGGCGGCATCGGCGTCGTCGGCTGGGGTGTCGGCGGCATCGAAGCCGAAGCCGCGCTGCTCGGTCAGCCGATCACGATGTCGCTGCCCGAGGTTGTCGGGGTCCGCCTCACGGGCGAACTGCCCGAAGGCGCAACGGCTACGGACCTCGTCTTACACCTGACGGAGAAACTGCGCGAGGTCGGCGTCGTAGACAAGTTCGTCGAGTTCTTCGGACCCGGCGTCTCGGAACTCTCGGTCGCCGACCGAGCGACCATCTCGAACATGGCTCCCGAGCAGGGATCGACGATTAGCCTCTTCCCGCCGGACGAAAAGACCATGGAGTACCTCGAACTCACCGGACGCGAACCGGAACACGTCGACCTCGTGCGGGAGTACCTTGAGGCCCAGGGGCTGTTCGGCGAACAGGAACCGGAGTACACGAACGTCGTTGAGTTCGACCTCGGGACGGTCGAACCGAGCCTGGCGGGCCACAAGAAGCCACACGCCCGCATTCCGATGGGCGACCTGGACGAGCACTTCCCGTCGCTGCTCGAAGAACAGGGCGTGATCGACGACGGCGGTGCGGCGATCGGAAGCGACATCGATGCCGGTGACGGCTCACTGGTCGCCGAGCGCGGGCTCGATCTGGACGAGACGGTTCCGGTCGAACTCGACGACGGCACCGAGGTAGAGATCGGTCACGGGAGCGTCCTCGTCAGCGCGATCACCAGCTGTACGAACACGTCGAATCCGTCCGTGATGGTCGCCGCCGGCTTGCTCGCGCGAAACGCCGCCGAGCGCGGGCTGGAAGTGCCCGAGTACGTCAAGACCAGCCTCGCACCGGGTAGCCAGGTCGTCACGGAGTACCTGAAACGAGCGGACCTCCTCGACGACCTCGAGGCGCTCGGCTACCACGTCGTGGGCTACGGCTGTACGACCTGTATCGGCAACGCCGGCCCGCTCGCCGAACCGATCGAAGCCGCGATCGACGAACACGACCTGTGGACGACGAGCGTCCTCTCCGGAAACCGCAACTTCGAGGCGCGAATTCACCCGAAGATCCGGGCGAACTACCTCGCCAGTCCGCCGCTGGTCGTCGCCTACGGCCTCGCGGGCAAGATGGATGTCGACCTGGAAACCGAGCCGATCGGAACGGACGACGAGGGCGAGCCAGTCTTCCTCGAAGATATCTGGCCAGATCCGGAGGAAGTTCGCGAAACCATCCACGACTCCGTCTCGCCGGAGATGTTCGAAGAAAAATACGCCTCGGTGTTCGAAGGCGACGAGCGGTGGGAGGCGCTCGACGCCCCGACGGGCGACGTCTACGAATGGGACGGTGAATCGACGTACATCCGCGAACCACCGTTCTTCCAGGACTTCCCGCTCGAAAAACCCGGCGTGAGCGATATCGCGGACGCCCGGTGTTTACTCACGCTCGGCGACACCGTCACGACAGACCACATCAGTCCGGCCGGCCCGTTCGGCGAGGACCTCCCCGCGGGCCAGTGGCTCAAAGAGCGAGGCGTCGAACCCTGGGAGTTCAACACCTACGGCTCACGTCGCGGTAACCACGAAGTGATGATGCGCGGCACGTTCGCCAACGTGCGAATCGAAAACCAGCTTCTAGACGGCGTCGAGGGTGGCTACACCATCCACCACCCGACCGACGAAGAGACCACCGTCTTCGAGGCCTCCGAACGGTATCGTGACGAGGAGACGCCACTCGTCGTCCTCTCCGGTGACGAGTTCGGTACCGGGTCGAGCCGCGACTGGGCGGCGAAAGGGACGGACCTCCTCGGCGTACGGGCGACGATCGCGAAGAGTTACGAGCGCATCTACCGGGACAACCTGATCGGAATGGGCGTTCTCCCGCTGCAGTTCGACGACGGCCGCGGCTGGGAGGAACTCGATCTGACCGGCGAAGAGGTCTTCACGATCGAAGGGCTCGACGACGGTCTCGAACCGAACGCCGAATTGACGGTCACGGCGACCGACGGAGACGGCGAGACCACCACGTTCCCGGTCACGGCACAGGTCGGAACGCCTGCGGCCGTCGATTACGTCGAACACGGCGGCATCCTGCACATGGTCCTGCGCCGGTTGCTGACCGAACAGGCGGCCTGA
- a CDS encoding glycoside hydrolase translates to MTGTWRGGIVESMADGDRPTVTEWQTVSVPGRNESFVGESAPIAYERRFPDPRTSESERGELELSGVFGDVHVWLNESYHGVFERPLDTVSITFDPKPDNDLLVVCEPNEHTDGLLERGTVPPEAAVPGIRGSVTVSRRPPTILRDLFVRPSVTEDDARLSVTVVIDSTEPVDDTLTFTLRPEGFRGGGSMDRTSVEADAGDDISVETTIDVRDPTLWWPRELGSANRYSLRAKLGEQVLERSVGLRRVESDDGGFLVNGHRVAARGFTVHPGDFDDSLVSEAVEANATVLRFPNHVPGHDVYDACDEAGLLVWQGLAESKPMDVDRATSTGRRLCDRYGHHPSLVGLSLLEDDSALRSDPLGAGTIAKIRYRYRAWRTNVDRGGADDVAARLPDDIPVIPTIGSPGSRSDAFTLWPGWASLNATDVDWILSRYSPRSKAVAGFGAPTGDVHQDELPAQMAAIVDRRGLSADELDSYQVTVLKTVAEYLRYHGYGTIVADTLCDRFEAGGFGVLRADRTRKPGFGAIADSFEPLQTIVVGRPTDGASARLALVNDEREPASVTISWRAGSAEGSLEATADPMSVVDLQAIEIPGDSDALVIETATESRRLQNRYRLDG, encoded by the coding sequence ATGACCGGAACGTGGCGTGGTGGTATCGTCGAGTCGATGGCCGACGGTGACCGTCCGACGGTGACGGAGTGGCAGACCGTGTCGGTTCCCGGACGGAACGAGTCGTTCGTCGGGGAATCGGCACCGATCGCGTACGAGCGGCGATTTCCGGACCCCCGGACCTCCGAGTCCGAACGCGGCGAACTGGAACTGTCCGGCGTGTTCGGCGACGTCCACGTGTGGCTCAACGAGTCGTACCACGGCGTCTTCGAACGTCCGCTCGATACGGTGTCGATCACGTTCGATCCCAAACCTGACAACGACCTGCTCGTCGTCTGTGAGCCCAACGAACACACCGACGGATTGCTCGAACGCGGAACGGTCCCGCCCGAAGCGGCCGTACCAGGCATCCGCGGCTCCGTTACGGTTAGTCGGCGACCGCCGACGATACTTCGCGACCTCTTCGTTCGACCATCCGTCACCGAAGACGACGCCAGGCTTTCTGTCACGGTCGTGATCGACTCGACCGAACCCGTCGACGATACCCTGACGTTTACGTTGCGCCCGGAGGGCTTTCGGGGCGGCGGTTCGATGGATCGAACGTCGGTCGAGGCCGACGCCGGCGACGATATCAGCGTCGAGACGACGATCGACGTTCGCGATCCGACGCTGTGGTGGCCGCGAGAACTCGGATCAGCCAACCGCTATTCACTCCGCGCGAAACTCGGAGAGCAAGTTCTCGAACGGTCGGTCGGATTGCGTCGGGTCGAATCCGACGACGGCGGCTTTCTCGTCAACGGCCACCGCGTGGCGGCCCGCGGATTTACGGTTCATCCGGGAGACTTCGATGACTCGCTCGTCTCCGAGGCGGTCGAGGCGAACGCAACGGTTCTCAGATTCCCGAACCACGTCCCCGGTCACGACGTCTACGACGCGTGTGACGAGGCCGGATTGCTCGTCTGGCAGGGATTGGCCGAGTCGAAGCCGATGGACGTCGATCGGGCGACCTCGACCGGTCGTCGCCTGTGCGACCGGTACGGCCACCACCCGAGCCTCGTTGGACTGTCGCTGCTCGAGGACGATTCGGCGCTGCGTTCTGACCCGCTCGGCGCGGGAACGATCGCGAAAATACGGTATCGCTACCGCGCGTGGCGAACGAACGTCGATCGAGGCGGGGCCGACGACGTTGCTGCGCGCCTTCCAGACGACATCCCCGTGATCCCGACGATCGGTTCGCCGGGAAGTAGATCGGATGCGTTCACGCTGTGGCCCGGATGGGCATCACTGAACGCGACCGATGTCGACTGGATTCTCTCGCGATACTCGCCCCGGTCAAAGGCTGTCGCCGGATTCGGTGCGCCGACGGGGGACGTCCACCAGGACGAATTACCGGCGCAGATGGCTGCCATCGTTGACCGACGTGGCCTCTCGGCCGACGAACTCGATTCGTATCAGGTGACGGTGCTGAAAACCGTCGCCGAGTACCTGCGCTATCACGGGTACGGCACGATCGTCGCAGATACCCTCTGTGATCGATTCGAAGCAGGCGGGTTCGGCGTCCTCCGGGCCGACCGAACGAGAAAACCCGGGTTCGGCGCGATCGCCGACTCGTTCGAACCGCTTCAGACGATCGTCGTCGGTCGGCCGACCGACGGTGCATCGGCTCGGTTAGCGCTCGTGAACGATGAGAGAGAACCAGCCAGCGTGACGATTTCCTGGCGGGCAGGCTCCGCTGAAGGGTCTCTCGAGGCGACGGCCGACCCGATGTCGGTTGTGGATCTACAGGCGATCGAGATTCCCGGCGATAGCGACGCGCTCGTGATCGAAACCGCTACGGAGTCACGTCGCCTTCAGAATCGATATCGACTCGACGGATGA
- a CDS encoding coiled-coil protein: MVDESKNIELTDDDLENKSKGQLIKKAGQLRDRRNELNQMASERASKRDDLNAKTREKVDEAQEHREKRDELNEQVQEHKELRNELNAEANELFDKVDGLKSDLELDEGKDLQELEDEIEQLEFKQQTEVLSSEEERELIEKIEAKREEYADRQEKLEGSGELEEIRAEAEEVRSDASQHHQKVTELADEAQEHHNQMIEAYREADDIRDDADEMHESFVEAQEAADRHHEDFVRVQKRLREMDKKEEKQRKSARDKKKEAAKEEAEEIYQKFKEGETLDTEDLMKLQKTGLL, encoded by the coding sequence ATGGTAGACGAATCGAAAAACATCGAACTGACAGACGACGACTTAGAAAACAAATCGAAAGGACAGCTCATCAAGAAGGCCGGTCAACTCCGAGACCGGCGAAACGAGCTGAACCAGATGGCTTCTGAACGCGCTTCCAAGCGCGACGATCTCAACGCGAAGACTCGCGAGAAAGTCGACGAGGCCCAGGAACACCGCGAGAAACGCGACGAGTTGAACGAACAGGTCCAGGAGCACAAAGAGCTTCGTAACGAACTCAACGCGGAAGCGAACGAACTCTTCGATAAGGTCGACGGCCTGAAATCAGACCTCGAACTCGACGAAGGCAAAGACCTCCAGGAACTCGAAGACGAGATCGAGCAACTCGAGTTCAAACAGCAAACCGAGGTTCTCTCGAGCGAAGAAGAGCGCGAACTCATCGAGAAAATCGAGGCCAAACGCGAGGAGTACGCCGACCGACAGGAGAAGCTCGAAGGCAGCGGTGAACTCGAAGAGATCCGCGCCGAGGCTGAGGAAGTGCGCTCGGATGCGTCACAGCACCACCAGAAGGTGACCGAACTGGCGGACGAGGCCCAGGAACATCACAACCAGATGATCGAGGCCTACCGCGAAGCCGACGACATTCGCGACGACGCAGACGAGATGCACGAGTCGTTCGTCGAGGCCCAGGAAGCTGCCGACCGCCACCACGAGGATTTCGTTCGCGTCCAGAAGCGACTCCGCGAGATGGACAAGAAGGAAGAAAAACAGCGCAAGTCCGCGCGCGATAAGAAGAAAGAGGCGGCCAAAGAGGAGGCCGAGGAGATCTACCAGAAGTTCAAGGAAGGCGAGACGTTAGACACCGAGGACCTGATGAAGCTCCAGAAGACCGGCTTGCTGTAA